The stretch of DNA CGAGCACCCGTATCTCGCCGGCTGTCGGGCGGACGAAATCGAGCAACATATTGATGGTCGTCGACTTCCCCGCGCCGTTCGGCCCGAGGAAGCCGAACACCTCGCCCTCGGGGACCGTGAGGTCGAGGTCGGAGACGGCCGTGACGTCGCCGAAGTGCTTCGTCACGCCGTCGAGTTCGATTGCGGCCATGGGAATCCGTTGGGTCAGTCTCGGTTAAAGGGTTTAGGTGTCGGCGGCGCCGCCCCTCACACCGCCTCCCCCGGATCGTGGCGCTCCGCCATCCGCGTCGCCTCGGCCGCGTACCGCTCCCGCAGGTCGTCGTCGTCGACCGGTTCGAGCGCTTCCGCGTCGGCGTCGACGGCCGCGGTGACGCCCCCCGATCGCTCGACGGCGATGGGTGCCCGTTCGATCCGACGCACGGTACTCCCGTCGGTCGTCGCGTACACGAGCGAGATGAGTCCCTTGTCGTCGTAGGCGCGCTCGACCAGCCACAGTCGCTGCTCCATGGTCGACCATCGCCGCCGGCGGTGTTTAACGTTTTACCGCCGGCCGTCGGCTTTGAGTTCCGCGACGCTGCGTTGGAGTTCGTCGACCGCCCGCTCGTCGGCGTCGAACGTCGCCCGCGCGTCGAGATGTCCCTCCGTGAGGCCGTGGAGCGTCCCTCGGACCTCGTCGACGAGGTCGGCGACCGCATCCCGCCGCTTCACCGTCGTCGTCGGCGTTCAACTCCCCCGCGTCGGTGGCGTCCGGTTCCTCGGACGCGACGGCGTCGGCACCGACCCCGCCGTCCGCCTCGAGCGCGTCCTCCGTCCCTCCCCCGGTTTGTGACTTGGGACCGTGGTCCATACGCCATCGCTCGACACCCCGCTTCATAACGATTTCCGACGGTTATCACGGACGAACCCCCGATCGGACGCGTCAGGCTCATTGGGCCGCGGCGGCTACAGCCACCCCGATGCACGTGACGGCGGTTCGAGACCGCGCAGCCGACCTGCCGCGTGACCCGGGTGTCTACCTCTTCTACGAGGGCGAACACGTCCGTTACGTCGGCAAGGCGGTCGATCTCCGGGATCGCGTCCGGTCGTACGCCGACCCGCGGAGCGACCGCATCCGGCGCATGGTCGACGCCGCCGATCGGATCGACGTGGCCGTCACCGACACCGAGACGCAGGCGCTCCTGTTGGAGGCGAACCTGATCAAGCGCCACCAGCCGCGGTACAACGTCCGGCTGAAAGACGACAAATCCTATCCGCTGGTCCAGCTTACGGCCCACGACGCCCCGCGGATCGAGGTGACACGGGATCCCGAGGAGGGAGCCACCGTTTTCGGCCCCTTCACCGACAAGGGTCGCGTCGAGACGGTCGTGAAGGCGCTACGGGAGACGTACGGCCTTCGCGGCTGTTCGGATCACAAGTACCGCGGCCGCGACCGCCCCTGTCTCGACTACGAGATGGGGCTGTGTAGCGCCCCCTGCACCGGCGAAATCGGGGTCGAAGCCTACGGCGAGGACGTCCGCGCAGCCACGCGGTTCTTCGAGGGTGAGACCGGCGCTCTGGCCGACCCGCTCCGTCGAGAGATGGAGGCCGCGGCACAGAACCGGTCGTTCGAGCGCGCCGCCAACCTCCGGGACCGGCTGGAAACCGTCGAGTCGTTTCACGGCGCCGGCGGCGACGCCGTCGCCGACCCCGCCGACGAGCGGACGGTCGACGTACTCGGCGCCGCCGTCGAGGGCGACCGGGCGACCGTCGCCCGCCTGCACAGCGAGCGCGGGCAACTCGTCGACCGCTCGCGCCACCGACTCGACGCGCCCGACGGCGAAGACCGGGTCGGCGCCCTCCTCGCCGCCTTCATCCCCCAGTACTACGCCGACCGCGAGTTGCCGGACGCCGTGCTCTGCTCCGAACGACCGGACGACCCCGAGGTGATCGCGTGGCTGGAGGCCGAAGGCGTCTCGATTCGCGTCCCCGGCGCCGGCCGCGAGGCAAAACTCGTCGACCTCGCGCTCAAGAACGCCCGGC from Haloplanus salinus encodes:
- a CDS encoding excinuclease ABC subunit C translates to MHVTAVRDRAADLPRDPGVYLFYEGEHVRYVGKAVDLRDRVRSYADPRSDRIRRMVDAADRIDVAVTDTETQALLLEANLIKRHQPRYNVRLKDDKSYPLVQLTAHDAPRIEVTRDPEEGATVFGPFTDKGRVETVVKALRETYGLRGCSDHKYRGRDRPCLDYEMGLCSAPCTGEIGVEAYGEDVRAATRFFEGETGALADPLRREMEAAAQNRSFERAANLRDRLETVESFHGAGGDAVADPADERTVDVLGAAVEGDRATVARLHSERGQLVDRSRHRLDAPDGEDRVGALLAAFIPQYYADRELPDAVLCSERPDDPEVIAWLEAEGVSIRVPGAGREAKLVDLALKNARRRSGGDDAPARLADELGLDDPIQRIEGFDVSHSGGKAVVGSDVCFVDGSAEKSAYRRKKLTERNDDYANMRELIRWRAARAVDGTDDRPDPDLLLIDGGDGQLAAARDALAETGWDVPAVALAKADERIVTPDGVHDWPADAPHLHLCQRVRDEAHRFAVQYHGSVRDEVSTALDDVPGVGPETRRRLLRRFGSVENVREASLVDLRDVEGVGEKTAAALARRL